The Geobacter sp. AOG2 genome includes a window with the following:
- a CDS encoding thiazole synthase — MTTKNDTWTIAGREFTSRLMVGTGKYASFQQTAEALEASGAEIITVAVRRVNLDRSKESLLDYIDPKKYTLLPNTAGCYTADDAIRTCRLAREAGMSDFVKLEVLGDEKTLFPDNEELLKAARILVKEGFTVLPYTSDDVIMCRKLEDIGCAAVMPLGAPIGSGLGIRNPYNIRIILETVKIPVIVDAGVGSASDAAVAMELGCAGVLMNTAIAGAQDPIAMARAMKLAVEAGRLSYKAGRIPRKLYANASSPLDGMIA, encoded by the coding sequence ATGACAACCAAAAACGATACATGGACGATTGCCGGCCGCGAATTTACCTCACGCCTGATGGTGGGTACCGGCAAATACGCCAGCTTCCAGCAGACGGCCGAAGCCCTGGAGGCTTCGGGGGCCGAGATCATTACCGTTGCGGTGCGGCGGGTCAACCTGGACCGGAGCAAGGAATCACTCCTGGATTATATCGACCCCAAGAAATACACCCTGCTCCCCAACACCGCGGGCTGCTACACGGCCGACGACGCCATACGCACCTGCCGCCTGGCCAGGGAGGCGGGCATGTCGGATTTTGTCAAGCTTGAGGTGCTGGGAGACGAGAAGACCCTCTTCCCGGACAACGAGGAGTTGCTCAAGGCCGCCAGGATTCTGGTCAAGGAGGGTTTCACCGTACTCCCCTACACCAGCGACGACGTGATCATGTGCCGAAAGCTGGAGGATATCGGCTGTGCCGCGGTCATGCCGCTGGGTGCCCCCATCGGCAGCGGCCTGGGTATTCGTAACCCCTATAACATCAGGATCATTCTGGAAACGGTCAAGATTCCGGTGATCGTGGACGCCGGGGTCGGCTCGGCCTCCGATGCGGCCGTCGCCATGGAGTTGGGCTGCGCCGGCGTGCTTATGAACACCGCCATCGCCGGAGCCCAGGACCCTATTGCCATGGCCCGCGCCATGAAGCTGGCCGTGGAGGCGGGGCGGCTGTCCTATAAGGCCGGACGGATCCCCCGCAAGCTCTACGCGAACGCATCCAGCCCGCTGGACGGCATGATTGCCTAG
- the ttcA gene encoding tRNA 2-thiocytidine(32) synthetase TtcA: protein MTLLLDEFKDKGLLRKLRHGIGRAVADFGLIEEGDRVAVAVSGGKDSYTLLLLLEELRRRAPVSFEIVAVNIDSGYPGYRTDVIERFLRENGFTYRMVPTEHYALIQEKRRAGSSFCSICARFKRGALYTAAQELGCNKLALGHHQDDFIETLLLNQFFVGSLKAMAASMLADNGETVVIRPLVYLAEEEIIRFSREADLPVVCCCCPVCGTADLQRKRMKQLLKELEKDIPHVKNSLLKAISNVHPRHLLDRRLQAALPDLCVPLLPGGPDGEQG from the coding sequence ATGACGCTTTTGCTCGACGAATTCAAAGATAAGGGGCTTCTCAGGAAGCTGCGGCATGGCATCGGCCGGGCTGTTGCCGACTTCGGCCTGATTGAGGAAGGGGATCGTGTTGCCGTGGCGGTGTCGGGGGGTAAAGATTCCTATACCCTGCTGCTGTTGTTGGAGGAGTTGCGCCGGCGCGCGCCCGTTTCGTTCGAGATCGTGGCGGTCAACATCGATTCAGGGTATCCCGGCTACCGCACGGACGTCATCGAGCGATTTCTGCGGGAGAACGGCTTCACCTACCGCATGGTGCCCACCGAGCACTATGCCCTCATTCAGGAAAAACGCAGGGCCGGTTCATCATTCTGTTCGATCTGTGCGCGCTTCAAGCGCGGCGCCCTCTATACGGCAGCCCAGGAATTGGGGTGCAACAAACTGGCCTTGGGGCACCATCAGGACGATTTCATCGAAACCCTGCTGCTGAACCAGTTTTTTGTCGGCTCGCTCAAGGCCATGGCGGCCTCCATGCTGGCGGACAACGGCGAGACGGTGGTGATCAGGCCGCTTGTGTACCTGGCCGAGGAGGAGATCATCCGCTTTTCCCGGGAAGCCGATCTGCCGGTGGTCTGTTGCTGCTGCCCGGTCTGCGGCACGGCCGACCTGCAGCGCAAGCGGATGAAACAGCTTCTGAAGGAGTTGGAAAAGGATATTCCCCACGTCAAGAACAGCCTGTTGAAGGCGATTTCAAACGTACACCCCCGCCACCTTCTTGATCGGCGCCTGCAGGCGGCGCTCCCCGACCTTTGCGTGCCTCTCCTTCCTGGCGGGCCGGACGGGGAGCAGGGCTGA
- a CDS encoding DUF3124 domain-containing protein, with amino-acid sequence MKHHPRIALAAIMLILAICGHAPASAAPDALEYRLSRGQTVYVPAYSNVFSGPKALPFSLATMLSIRNVDLHNRMRVTAIDYYGTDGKRLRSHLDKPLTLPPLGSTSVYLGEQDTAGGFGASFVVRWDAVKVINEPIVECVMIGAKSGQGISFVSPGRVIKENTR; translated from the coding sequence ATGAAGCACCACCCGCGTATCGCACTGGCGGCGATAATGCTTATCCTGGCCATCTGCGGCCACGCCCCGGCCTCGGCCGCCCCTGATGCCCTTGAATACCGGCTTTCCAGGGGGCAGACCGTATATGTGCCGGCCTATTCCAATGTTTTCAGCGGGCCGAAAGCGCTGCCTTTCAGCCTGGCGACCATGCTGAGCATCCGGAATGTGGATCTGCACAACCGGATGAGGGTCACCGCCATAGACTACTACGGCACCGACGGCAAACGGCTTCGCTCGCACCTCGACAAGCCGTTGACATTGCCACCGCTGGGATCGACGTCCGTATACCTGGGCGAGCAGGACACGGCGGGCGGATTCGGGGCGAGTTTCGTCGTCCGCTGGGACGCCGTCAAGGTCATCAACGAGCCAATTGTGGAGTGCGTCATGATCGGCGCCAAATCGGGGCAGGGGATTTCCTTTGTCAGCCCGGGGCGGGTGATCAAGGAAAACACGCGGTGA
- a CDS encoding homoserine O-acetyltransferase yields MSVGIVTEQSIAFQSGIRLDSGRILAPITLAYETYGVLSESRSNAILVEHAWTGDAHLAGKHREEDARPGWWDAIVGPGRLLDTDRYFVICSNVIGSCHGSTGPTSINPKTGKRYNLAFPVVTVRDMVRAQKLLIDALGIEKLLCVMGGSMGGMQALEWATQYPGNIASAIVLATTPRPSPQAISLNAVARWAIFNDPTWRKGEYKHNPKDGLALARGIGHITFLSDESMNTKFGRRFSAKDGQFDFFGQFEVERYLNYNGYNFVDRFDANSFLYLAKALDLYDIALGYESMAEAFAGVAAPLQFFAFTSDWLYPAYQTEEMVDCLRSQGKPVEYHLITSAYGHDAFLLEHETFAPLVRDFFARVERDGAC; encoded by the coding sequence ATGTCCGTCGGCATTGTCACGGAACAATCCATAGCCTTCCAATCCGGCATCAGGTTGGACAGCGGGCGCATCCTCGCCCCCATCACGCTCGCCTACGAAACCTACGGAGTCCTCAGCGAATCCCGGTCGAACGCTATTCTGGTGGAGCATGCCTGGACCGGCGACGCCCACCTGGCGGGCAAACACCGCGAAGAGGACGCCAGGCCGGGATGGTGGGACGCCATCGTCGGACCGGGACGTTTGCTGGATACCGACCGCTATTTCGTGATCTGTTCCAATGTGATCGGCTCGTGCCATGGTTCCACCGGCCCCACGTCAATCAACCCCAAAACCGGCAAACGTTATAACCTTGCTTTTCCGGTCGTGACCGTGCGCGACATGGTGCGCGCCCAGAAGCTTTTGATCGATGCCCTTGGCATCGAGAAGCTGTTGTGCGTCATGGGTGGGAGCATGGGAGGGATGCAGGCCCTGGAGTGGGCCACGCAGTATCCCGGGAACATCGCTTCGGCCATCGTGCTGGCGACTACGCCGCGTCCCTCTCCGCAGGCCATTTCCCTCAACGCCGTGGCCCGTTGGGCCATCTTCAACGACCCCACGTGGCGCAAAGGCGAGTATAAGCACAACCCCAAGGACGGTCTGGCCTTGGCCCGCGGCATCGGCCACATCACGTTCCTGTCGGACGAATCCATGAACACGAAGTTCGGTCGGCGCTTTTCGGCCAAGGACGGCCAGTTCGATTTTTTCGGCCAGTTCGAGGTGGAGCGCTACCTGAATTACAACGGCTACAACTTTGTGGACCGCTTCGATGCCAATTCCTTCCTGTACCTGGCCAAGGCCCTGGACCTCTACGACATTGCCCTGGGGTACGAATCAATGGCCGAGGCCTTTGCCGGGGTGGCCGCGCCGCTGCAGTTTTTCGCCTTCACCTCGGACTGGCTCTATCCGGCCTATCAGACCGAAGAGATGGTCGATTGCCTGCGCAGCCAGGGTAAACCGGTCGAATACCACCTGATCACGTCCGCTTACGGCCATGATGCTTTTCTGCTGGAACACGAGACCTTCGCCCCCCTGGTGCGGGACTTCTTCGCGCGCGTGGAGCGGGACGGGGCCTGTTGA
- the cobI gene encoding precorrin-2 C(20)-methyltransferase, with product MATIYAVGVGPGDPELLTRKAERILRQADVILAPVSNPSEASVALATIREFLDEARQEVIVHQFPMTSDKARLIPAWQEAAALIAVRAEAGKDVAFVTIGDPLFYSTFIYLQRILREICPHIPLEIVPGISSVNAAAAQAGIPLAEADEKMAVIPATAGVEKIAEALVRFETVVLLKVKPVYADILELIRQTGREQGTVFVERVGSDRQKVLTDFAEIAAHVPDYLSLMIVRRLATIT from the coding sequence GTGGCAACGATCTACGCCGTGGGGGTGGGTCCCGGCGACCCCGAGTTGCTGACCCGTAAGGCCGAGCGTATCCTGCGGCAAGCGGACGTGATCCTGGCGCCGGTGTCCAACCCCTCCGAAGCCAGCGTGGCCTTGGCGACCATCCGCGAGTTCCTGGATGAAGCCCGCCAGGAGGTCATTGTTCACCAGTTTCCCATGACTTCGGATAAGGCTCGTCTGATACCCGCCTGGCAGGAGGCGGCCGCCCTGATCGCCGTCCGGGCTGAAGCCGGCAAGGACGTGGCCTTCGTGACCATCGGCGACCCGCTGTTCTATTCCACCTTTATTTATCTGCAGCGCATCCTGCGGGAGATCTGCCCCCATATCCCCCTGGAGATCGTCCCCGGTATCTCCAGCGTCAACGCCGCTGCGGCCCAGGCCGGCATTCCGCTGGCGGAGGCCGACGAAAAGATGGCGGTCATCCCCGCCACCGCCGGCGTGGAGAAGATCGCCGAGGCTCTGGTAAGATTTGAGACGGTGGTGCTGCTCAAGGTCAAGCCGGTCTACGCCGATATTCTGGAGCTGATTCGGCAGACGGGCCGCGAACAAGGTACGGTCTTCGTGGAACGGGTCGGGAGCGACCGCCAGAAGGTGCTGACCGATTTTGCCGAGATCGCCGCCCATGTCCCCGATTATCTGTCACTGATGATCGTAAGGAGACTAGCAACAATAACATGA
- the cbiE gene encoding precorrin-6y C5,15-methyltransferase (decarboxylating) subunit CbiE, which translates to MAEQKIYLVGAGITGWEGFGAKALEIIGKSGVMIGHQRHLDCFPNYAGEKMPLGDLSELLDFLKKTEKRVALLASGDPTFFGVSRFLLRNLPKERIEIFPNVTSMQYAFARIKEPWDDAIFVSVHGRGLHPAVDKIVAAEKACVLTDKVNTPATIAAELIERGAEGYEAWLCEDLGLAGEKFTKTSVRGLLELKPSDLNILILIRTYEPNLTHYPLIGIDDEEFQTSKKLITKQEVRAVTLAKLQLQDDLVLWDVGAGSGSVSIEASNLMPNGRIFAVEQNTQCLTFIRENLKKFLARNVKLVEGEAPEALDALPDPDRVFIGGSGGHLEEIIATVDGRLKPEGVVVLNAVTLDTLTKSVEFLEDHGFTIEAACVNIAKTRNLTEYKMFEAQNPVYVITARKGNE; encoded by the coding sequence ATGGCAGAACAGAAGATCTATCTGGTGGGGGCAGGCATCACGGGGTGGGAGGGGTTTGGCGCCAAGGCGCTGGAGATCATCGGCAAGTCCGGGGTGATGATCGGCCACCAGCGGCACCTGGACTGCTTTCCCAACTATGCCGGCGAAAAGATGCCCCTGGGCGATCTTTCCGAACTGCTGGATTTCCTCAAAAAGACCGAAAAACGCGTGGCCCTGCTGGCCTCGGGCGACCCCACCTTCTTCGGCGTATCCCGCTTCCTTCTGCGCAATCTGCCCAAGGAACGGATCGAGATCTTTCCCAATGTCACCAGCATGCAGTATGCCTTTGCCCGCATCAAGGAGCCGTGGGATGACGCCATCTTCGTGTCCGTGCATGGCCGTGGCCTGCATCCGGCAGTGGACAAGATCGTGGCCGCCGAGAAGGCGTGCGTCCTGACCGACAAGGTCAACACCCCGGCAACCATTGCCGCAGAACTGATCGAACGGGGTGCGGAGGGGTACGAAGCATGGTTGTGCGAGGATCTGGGGCTGGCGGGCGAGAAGTTCACCAAAACCTCGGTGCGCGGTCTTCTGGAGTTGAAGCCCTCCGACCTCAATATCCTGATCCTGATCCGGACCTACGAGCCGAATCTGACCCACTACCCCCTGATCGGCATCGACGATGAGGAGTTCCAGACCTCGAAGAAGTTGATTACCAAGCAGGAGGTGCGGGCCGTCACCCTGGCCAAGCTCCAGTTGCAGGATGACCTGGTGCTGTGGGACGTGGGGGCCGGAAGCGGTTCCGTCTCCATCGAGGCGTCCAACCTGATGCCCAATGGCCGCATCTTTGCCGTGGAGCAGAATACCCAATGCCTGACTTTTATCCGGGAAAACCTGAAAAAATTCCTGGCCCGCAACGTGAAGCTGGTGGAAGGGGAGGCGCCGGAGGCGCTGGACGCACTGCCTGACCCGGACCGGGTTTTCATCGGCGGGTCCGGCGGGCACCTGGAGGAGATCATCGCCACGGTGGACGGCCGCCTCAAGCCGGAGGGGGTGGTGGTACTGAACGCCGTGACCCTGGATACCCTGACCAAGTCGGTTGAATTCCTTGAGGATCACGGTTTTACGATCGAAGCGGCCTGCGTCAATATCGCCAAAACCCGTAACCTGACCGAGTACAAGATGTTCGAGGCCCAGAACCCGGTCTACGTGATCACTGCCCGCAAGGGGAACGAATAG
- a CDS encoding flagellar FlbD family protein: MIFLTRMDRQAMYLNPDHIVSIEETPDTVITLFNGHHFIVKESAADIISRVVAFRARIIRRSGNAIGRKYLTKAKKSLFRSATLNRNLTIDNREEHERSPFHSQEF, from the coding sequence ATGATTTTCCTGACCCGTATGGACAGACAGGCGATGTATTTGAACCCTGATCACATCGTCAGTATAGAGGAAACACCCGATACGGTCATTACGCTCTTCAACGGCCATCATTTTATCGTAAAGGAATCCGCCGCCGATATCATCAGCAGGGTTGTGGCCTTCCGCGCCAGGATCATACGGCGCTCTGGAAATGCCATAGGACGCAAGTACCTCACAAAGGCCAAAAAAAGCCTTTTTCGCAGTGCAACCCTGAACAGAAACCTTACCATCGACAATCGTGAAGAGCACGAACGCAGTCCATTTCACAGCCAGGAATTCTAG
- a CDS encoding AAA family ATPase has translation MACKKIFIAATGQHCGKTTISLSLMHLARKKYERVGFVKPLGPKCIEYNGLTMDMDAAMMASVYGLDSDAHLMSPMTLTPGSTRKFLDGKISPEIPRTLIAGAIHELEQKYDFLIIEGAGHGGVGSVVGANNAQVATIAGAPVLMVTNGGIGNVIDAVELNLALYEREKADVRVIMVNKLVPEKRERSLAYLKKAFSGTDLLVTSAFDYNPILAHPTLQHVAVMLGQSLKGNPDDRSRICHTIQLGAASSQRVIDHLEDSTLLIVTSSRDELIVTASSLHHIPDFRKRLAGLVISGHAPMSLITRQILDDSKIPYIRIEETSSEVFHRLREHVSKIGPEDREKIELINSISERYIDFPAIDAFL, from the coding sequence ATGGCCTGTAAAAAGATATTCATAGCCGCCACCGGCCAACATTGCGGCAAGACCACCATCAGCCTGTCGCTCATGCATCTGGCGCGTAAAAAGTATGAGCGGGTCGGCTTCGTGAAACCGCTCGGCCCCAAATGCATCGAGTACAACGGCCTGACCATGGATATGGATGCCGCCATGATGGCCAGCGTTTACGGCCTGGATAGCGACGCACACCTCATGTCGCCCATGACCCTCACTCCCGGCTCGACCAGAAAATTTCTGGACGGCAAGATTTCCCCGGAAATACCCCGCACCCTCATCGCCGGGGCGATTCACGAACTGGAGCAAAAATACGACTTTCTGATCATAGAAGGAGCCGGCCACGGCGGCGTCGGCTCGGTGGTCGGCGCAAACAACGCCCAGGTTGCCACCATAGCGGGCGCACCGGTGCTCATGGTTACCAACGGCGGCATCGGCAATGTGATTGACGCCGTAGAACTGAACCTTGCGCTGTATGAGCGGGAAAAGGCCGACGTCCGCGTCATCATGGTCAACAAGCTGGTGCCGGAAAAACGCGAACGCTCCCTTGCCTACCTCAAGAAGGCCTTTAGCGGAACCGACCTCCTGGTGACAAGCGCCTTTGACTATAATCCGATCCTGGCCCATCCGACCCTGCAACATGTGGCTGTAATGCTCGGACAGTCGCTCAAAGGGAACCCCGACGACAGAAGCCGTATTTGCCATACCATCCAGTTGGGGGCGGCATCTTCACAGCGGGTCATCGATCACCTTGAAGACTCCACGCTGCTCATTGTGACCAGTTCGCGGGATGAGTTGATCGTCACCGCTTCTTCATTGCATCACATACCGGATTTCAGAAAACGTTTGGCCGGCCTGGTCATCAGCGGCCATGCCCCCATGTCGCTCATCACCCGGCAAATCCTTGACGACAGCAAGATCCCCTATATCCGCATCGAGGAGACCTCTTCGGAGGTTTTCCACCGTCTCAGGGAACACGTCTCAAAGATCGGACCGGAGGACCGGGAAAAAATCGAACTGATCAACTCAATCTCAGAACGCTATATCGACTTCCCGGCCATCGATGCCTTTTTGTAG
- a CDS encoding shikimate kinase yields the protein MRAPERPCAASNIVLIGMPGAGKSTIGVILAKLASLDFIDTDVLIQSCERRSLQSIIDSQGYMALREIEERILLDLECRDHVIATGGSAVYSRAAMAHLAENGVVVFLDVDLATLESRALDLGRRGVAKHPGQSFAELFEERHRLYVAYADVTVDCRGRTHEMVCTEILGRL from the coding sequence TTGAGGGCGCCTGAGCGACCCTGCGCCGCCTCCAATATTGTGCTGATCGGGATGCCGGGGGCCGGAAAGAGCACGATTGGCGTCATCCTCGCCAAGCTGGCCTCGTTGGACTTCATCGACACCGACGTCCTCATCCAAAGCTGCGAGCGCCGCTCGCTTCAGAGCATCATCGACTCCCAGGGATATATGGCCCTGCGGGAGATCGAAGAACGCATCCTGCTCGACCTTGAGTGCCGGGATCACGTCATCGCGACGGGGGGGAGCGCCGTCTATAGCCGGGCCGCCATGGCGCATCTGGCCGAAAACGGGGTTGTGGTTTTTCTGGATGTTGACCTGGCCACCCTTGAGTCGAGAGCCTTGGACCTGGGGAGGAGAGGGGTTGCCAAACACCCCGGCCAGAGTTTTGCCGAACTCTTTGAAGAGCGGCACAGGTTGTATGTGGCATATGCGGATGTGACGGTTGACTGCAGGGGACGTACCCACGAGATGGTCTGCACAGAGATTCTCGGCAGGCTGTAA
- a CDS encoding OmpA family protein, translated as MALKKEPEKHANHERWLVSYADFITLLFAVFTTLYAMSQTDKKKVEEVMQSLQQSFGMVTAGAPSPKINVIQSKPISIIPTIKPEMSVAPSGRARSGQARTRADDKDFRQIKSSIEAYLVKQGAQNKVNLTITRRGLIVSLKEAGFFDSGQAQIKQSAHELLNTIAEVMTQYNNPLRIEGHTDNVPISTAQYPSNWELSTARATNVLKYLLKYYDAEPEKISATGYGEFRPVTDNSTPENRAKNRRVDIVLLSGEGERGEP; from the coding sequence ATGGCACTGAAAAAAGAACCGGAAAAACATGCCAATCACGAACGCTGGCTGGTATCCTACGCCGACTTCATCACCCTTCTGTTTGCCGTCTTCACGACCCTGTATGCCATGTCCCAGACCGACAAGAAGAAGGTCGAGGAGGTCATGCAGTCGCTTCAACAGTCCTTCGGCATGGTGACCGCCGGCGCGCCTTCGCCGAAGATCAACGTTATCCAGTCCAAGCCGATCAGCATCATACCGACCATCAAGCCGGAGATGTCCGTTGCCCCATCCGGGAGGGCCCGCAGCGGGCAGGCACGCACCCGTGCCGACGACAAGGATTTCCGCCAGATAAAGTCTTCCATTGAGGCCTACCTTGTGAAACAAGGCGCCCAAAACAAGGTCAATCTCACCATTACCCGGAGGGGACTGATCGTCAGCCTCAAGGAGGCCGGTTTCTTCGATTCCGGGCAGGCCCAGATCAAGCAGAGCGCCCACGAACTGCTCAACACCATTGCCGAGGTCATGACCCAGTATAACAATCCCCTGCGGATCGAAGGGCATACGGACAATGTTCCCATCAGCACCGCCCAGTACCCCTCCAACTGGGAACTGTCGACCGCCCGGGCCACCAATGTCCTCAAGTACCTCCTCAAATACTACGATGCGGAGCCCGAAAAGATATCCGCCACCGGGTACGGAGAGTTCCGCCCCGTCACGGACAACTCGACCCCCGAAAACCGCGCCAAGAACCGCCGCGTGGATATTGTCCTGCTCTCCGGAGAGGGCGAGCGGGGCGAGCCTTAG
- a CDS encoding DUF3147 family protein → MFLLKLAVANLIIIACVLLGRRIPSLGGLIATMPLISLIVLAWLATDRPGDGALITGYTRGVLWGLVPTMVFFAAAYLCLRKGMGLPAALGTGGALWLGGALLHQWLLR, encoded by the coding sequence ATGTTCCTGCTGAAGCTCGCCGTCGCCAACCTGATCATTATCGCCTGCGTCCTGCTGGGCAGACGCATTCCGTCGCTGGGGGGGCTGATCGCCACCATGCCGCTCATCAGCCTGATCGTCCTGGCCTGGCTGGCCACGGACCGGCCCGGAGACGGGGCGCTTATCACCGGCTATACCAGAGGGGTGTTGTGGGGCCTGGTGCCCACCATGGTCTTCTTTGCGGCGGCATACCTCTGCCTGCGGAAGGGGATGGGGCTGCCGGCGGCGTTGGGAACAGGGGGCGCCCTGTGGCTGGGAGGGGCGCTCCTGCATCAGTGGCTTTTGCGCTGA
- the thiS gene encoding sulfur carrier protein ThiS, protein MHITLNGETIDIADGSTVAGLLEHLQLPRERVAVEVNLDIVPKAAYDGHGLSEGDRIEIVHFVGGG, encoded by the coding sequence ATGCACATTACACTGAATGGCGAGACCATCGACATCGCCGATGGCAGCACGGTCGCCGGCCTTCTGGAGCATCTGCAGCTGCCGCGTGAGCGGGTGGCGGTGGAGGTCAATCTGGATATCGTTCCCAAGGCGGCCTATGACGGTCACGGGTTGTCCGAGGGAGACAGGATAGAGATCGTCCACTTCGTGGGCGGGGGATAA
- the def gene encoding peptide deformylase produces the protein MTILRQIAQLGQPVLRQETELVGDPADRALQALIDDMLATMAEANGVGIAAPQVYEPLRLFVVASRPNPRYPQAPAMEPTPMLNPEILWQSDEIEKGWEGCLSVPGIRGMVPRSLRIGVRYLSRTGQVCDDELSGFIARVFQHEYDHISGMVFLDRVASSRDLISEREYLRLVSA, from the coding sequence ATGACCATTCTTCGTCAGATAGCCCAATTGGGACAACCGGTTCTCCGCCAGGAGACCGAGCTTGTCGGCGATCCGGCCGATAGGGCCCTGCAGGCGCTGATCGACGACATGCTGGCGACCATGGCCGAGGCCAACGGTGTCGGTATCGCCGCGCCCCAGGTGTATGAGCCGTTGCGCCTGTTCGTAGTGGCTTCACGCCCTAATCCCCGGTATCCCCAAGCCCCGGCAATGGAGCCGACCCCCATGCTTAACCCGGAGATCCTCTGGCAGTCGGATGAGATCGAGAAGGGGTGGGAAGGGTGTCTGAGCGTGCCGGGCATCCGGGGTATGGTGCCGCGCAGCCTGCGTATCGGTGTGCGCTATCTGTCCCGCACGGGCCAAGTGTGCGATGATGAATTGTCCGGTTTTATTGCCCGGGTTTTCCAGCATGAATACGATCACATCAGCGGCATGGTCTTTCTGGACCGGGTGGCAAGCAGCCGCGACTTGATCAGTGAACGCGAGTATCTGCGGCTCGTCTCGGCCTGA
- a CDS encoding PilZ domain-containing protein, which produces MTEKRIIRRLKKRLTVHFGIDGASRVAFSEDVSTTGMFIRTANVCPPNSRIRIEFTVDDNLIQVDARVMWAKKVPQNLFHLAKKSGMGVRFLRFQAGEEHFLRFLEGA; this is translated from the coding sequence ATGACCGAAAAGAGAATTATACGGCGGCTTAAAAAACGTTTGACCGTCCATTTCGGCATCGACGGCGCAAGCCGTGTGGCATTCAGCGAGGACGTATCGACGACCGGCATGTTCATCAGAACCGCCAATGTCTGCCCACCCAACAGCAGGATCAGAATCGAATTTACCGTTGATGACAACCTGATTCAGGTTGACGCGCGGGTCATGTGGGCAAAGAAGGTACCGCAAAACCTCTTTCATCTGGCCAAGAAAAGCGGCATGGGGGTAAGGTTTCTGCGCTTCCAGGCCGGTGAAGAGCACTTCCTGCGGTTTCTTGAAGGGGCATGA
- a CDS encoding flagellar motor protein — MDIATLIGLLMGFGAIFGGAALEGLHMKALIQPTAALIVLGGTFGAAFVSFPLPAIIKAFKDVKNAFLPPKIDHDAVVKDIINYATKARRNGLISLEQEAQSARDPFIKKGISLVVDGIDPQKLRETLEADIMAYEDNTKHSVEFFEAAGGYAPTIGIIGAVLGLIHVMSNLSDTSKLGAGIAVAFVATIYGLMTANIICLPIASKLKIRMKEEVLRRVMILEGLIAIQNGENPHFIEQKLKAFVGAH; from the coding sequence ATGGATATCGCAACACTCATAGGCTTGTTAATGGGATTCGGGGCCATTTTCGGCGGTGCTGCGCTGGAAGGCCTGCACATGAAGGCGCTGATCCAGCCGACAGCCGCCCTGATCGTTCTGGGCGGCACCTTTGGCGCCGCGTTCGTGAGCTTCCCGCTTCCCGCCATTATCAAGGCCTTCAAGGATGTCAAAAACGCTTTCCTGCCGCCGAAGATCGATCACGATGCGGTGGTCAAGGACATCATCAACTATGCCACCAAGGCGCGACGCAACGGGCTCATCTCTCTGGAGCAGGAGGCCCAGTCCGCCAGAGACCCCTTTATCAAGAAAGGGATATCGCTGGTGGTCGACGGCATTGACCCGCAAAAACTGCGGGAAACCCTGGAAGCCGACATCATGGCCTACGAGGACAACACCAAACACAGCGTCGAGTTTTTCGAGGCGGCCGGCGGTTACGCCCCGACCATCGGTATCATCGGCGCCGTTCTCGGCCTGATCCACGTCATGAGCAACCTCTCGGATACTTCCAAGCTGGGGGCCGGCATCGCCGTGGCCTTCGTCGCCACCATTTACGGCCTGATGACCGCCAATATCATCTGTCTTCCCATAGCCAGCAAGCTGAAGATCCGCATGAAGGAAGAGGTGTTGCGGCGGGTCATGATCCTGGAGGGGTTGATCGCCATTCAGAACGGCGAGAACCCGCACTTCATCGAACAGAAACTGAAAGCCTTCGTAGGCGCCCATTAA